The following are from one region of the Noviherbaspirillum sedimenti genome:
- the mreC gene encoding rod shape-determining protein MreC produces the protein MEYSPPPLFKQGASARAKVVIFSLIAIALLVADARWQALGTVRQGVGTALYPLQRLALMPRDAAYSVGEYFSSLSRIETENRELLRQQVANAQAMQQAQLMAAENAQLRRLLGASERLAVKSLMAEILYDARDPFTRKIVLDRGSQHGVKPGQPVIDDTGVVGQVTRVFPFTAEITLLTDKDQAIPVQVVRSGLRSVAYGRGQSGALDLRFMPANADIRKDDLLVTSGIDGVYPAGLAVAKVLQVEHKSSDAFAKIVCQPAAGIDRNRQLLILLTEFQLPPREPAVSPAKADAKSAAKPAPAQPAVAPAANPANPPQRPATGAVSAAPASAPAPAPAPAPAPAAPAPASPTNPARSAPPAAAAAVKAVPAKPVTAAAAPASTSGPAQLAPVAPMEPRQ, from the coding sequence ATGGAATACAGCCCACCGCCACTGTTCAAACAAGGGGCGTCCGCACGCGCCAAGGTGGTGATTTTCTCCCTGATTGCCATCGCCCTGCTGGTAGCTGATGCGCGCTGGCAGGCGCTGGGCACGGTCCGGCAGGGCGTCGGCACCGCGCTTTACCCGCTGCAGCGCCTGGCGCTGATGCCACGCGATGCCGCTTATAGCGTCGGTGAATATTTTTCTTCGCTGTCCCGGATCGAAACTGAAAACCGCGAGTTGCTGCGCCAGCAGGTGGCCAATGCGCAAGCGATGCAGCAGGCGCAACTGATGGCGGCCGAAAATGCCCAGCTGCGCCGCTTGCTCGGCGCCAGCGAACGGCTGGCGGTCAAGTCACTGATGGCGGAAATTCTCTATGACGCACGCGACCCCTTTACGCGCAAGATCGTGCTCGACCGCGGCTCGCAACATGGCGTCAAGCCTGGCCAGCCCGTGATCGACGACACCGGCGTAGTGGGCCAGGTGACGCGGGTATTCCCGTTTACCGCCGAGATCACGCTGTTGACCGACAAGGATCAGGCGATTCCCGTACAGGTGGTGCGTAGCGGCTTGCGCAGCGTTGCCTACGGCCGCGGCCAGTCGGGCGCGCTGGACTTGCGCTTCATGCCGGCCAATGCCGATATCCGCAAAGACGATTTGCTGGTGACCTCCGGCATCGACGGCGTCTATCCGGCCGGCCTGGCGGTGGCCAAAGTGCTGCAGGTCGAGCACAAGTCCTCGGATGCCTTTGCCAAGATCGTTTGTCAGCCGGCCGCCGGCATCGACCGCAACCGTCAGTTGCTGATCCTGCTGACCGAGTTCCAGCTGCCGCCGCGCGAGCCGGCCGTGTCGCCCGCCAAGGCCGACGCGAAGTCGGCGGCAAAGCCAGCCCCAGCCCAGCCGGCCGTTGCGCCGGCGGCCAATCCCGCCAATCCGCCGCAACGGCCGGCGACAGGCGCAGTTTCCGCTGCTCCCGCTTCTGCACCTGCACCTGCACCTGCACCTGCACCTGCACCTGCAGCGCCGGCGCCGGCCAGTCCGACCAACCCGGCACGTAGCGCTCCGCCTGCTGCGGCGGCCGCTGTCAAAGCCGTGCCAGCCAAGCCTGTAACCGCCGCGGCCGCGCCTGCGTCCACATCCGGTCCGGCCCAGCTGGCGCCTGTGGCACCAATGGAGCCTCGTCAATGA